A window from Danio aesculapii chromosome 6, fDanAes4.1, whole genome shotgun sequence encodes these proteins:
- the sdc4 gene encoding syndecan-4 — MLKVYLMLVLSAAAAVFAESVRETETWVPLKNEAPLEDLESSGSSANEDFEFTDLNQTDDEDGFDEDDEDDYDDMSGSGFADVIEDFENELLNNQIPDAKGPFAPEPTVDEKVLVENNEVFLRGAPNQDLDIHSNVLMTHAGDDSLFNNTEVLAAVIAGGAVGLVFAILLIVLLVHFVLRIKKKDEGSYDLGKTPIYKKAPTTEIYA, encoded by the exons ATGTTGAAAGTTTACCTCATGTTGGTTTTGTCGGCGGCTGCTGCTGTTTTCGCTGAATCG GTACGAGAAACTGAAACTTGGGTACCTCTGAAAAACGAGGCGCCCCTTGAGGATCTGGAGTCCTCCGGCAGCTCAGCTAATGAAGACTTCGAGTTCACCGACTTAAACCAGACTGACGATGAGGATGGCTtcgatgaagatgatgaagacgaTTACGATGACATGTCCGGCTCTGGGTTTGCAGATGTGATCGAAGATTTTGAG aatgaattattgaataacCAGATCCCTGATGCTAAGGGTCCGTTTGCACCAGAGCCAACTGTTGATGAGAAGGTTCTGGTTGAAAACAATGAAGTTTTCTTGCGTGGAGCACCAAACCAAGACTTGGACATTCACAGCAATGTGCTCATGACTCACGCTGGAGATGATAGCTTGTTCAACAACACAGAGGTGCTTGCAG CTGTTATTGCGGGCGGAGCAGTTGGTCTGGTTTTCGCCATCCTCCTCATCGTCCTCCTCGTTCACTTCGTTCTCCGCATCAAGAAGAAAGACGAAGGAAGTTACGACCTGGGAAAGACGCCCATCTACAAAAAAGCTCCAACCACAGAAATCTACGCATGA